GGTGGATCGGCTGCTTTCCCTCGACAGTCCCCGACCATGACCTCCCTCACCTCCGCCGGGGCCGACACCCTGGTGTTCCGTCCCGCCGCCGAGCGCTTCCACAGCCAGCTGGACTGGCTGGACAGCTGGCATTCCTTCTCGTTCTCCCATCACCACGACCCCGCCTGGATGGGCTTCGGCCCGCTGCGGGTGATCAATGACGACACCATCGCGGCGGGGAAGGGCTTCGGCCTCCATCCCCACCGCGACATGGAGATCGTGACGGTGATGGTGGAGGGTCAGCTGAACCACCGCGATTCCATGGGCCACACGGCGGTGCTCCGCGAAGGCGAGGTGCAGGCGATGAGCGCCGGCACCGGGGTGGTGCACAGCGAGATGAACCTCGGTGATCGGCCCTGCCGGCTGCTGCAGATCTGGATCGAACCCGTCCGCAGGGGACTGCCGCCGGGGTATGGCCAGAAGCCCTTTGCGATCGGTCCGGGCTGGACGCCGCTGCTCAGTCCCGATGCCGCCGGTGACACCCTGGCGATCCAGCGCCCGGTGCAGCTCTGGCGCGCCCAGCCCCGGCCAGGAGATGCCCTTGACCTGGCCATCGCCCCTGGCAGCCAGGGCTGGCTGCAGCTGATCGATGGCGAGGGGGAGATTGGCGGCAGGGGGCTGCAGCGGGGCGATGGGCTCGGGTTCTCCGCCGGCGCCTTGCCTGCTTTCGTGGCAGGTCCCAGCGGGGCCGATCTGCTCCTGTTCGCCCTGCGCTGACCATGTCCGAGCATGGTGCTCCGGTCGCCCGTTCCCTTGGACCTCCAGCTCGCGATGCTTCAGCCCCCGCGCGGCTACCTCACGCTCAGTTGGCTGGGCCTGGTGGCCAACGCCCTGCTGCTGCCCCTCACCCTCTGGGTGATCCTGCAGGATCCCACCTGGCGCACGGTGCACATCGTGCTGGGCTCCAGCGCTGTGCTGCCCACGGCCGTGGTGGGTCTGGTGGCCACCACGGGCCTGCTGAAGTGGCGGGCCTGGGGACAGATCGTGGCGATCGTGGCCCTCTCGATGAGCCTGGCCGTGGGTCTGCCCTACGGCATCGTGCGCCTCGCCGTGTTCAGCGAGGGCCGCGTGCTCACCGCCGTGATCGCCGCCCTGGTGTGGGCGGTGAATGCGGCGGTGCTGGTGTACTGGTGCCGTCCCTGCATCCGGCGTTACCTCACGTAGGTCGCGGCGGCCAGCCGAAGATGTTGTGAAGGTGACAGTTTCTGGCTGTCACAAGGGCCATGATCCTCTTTGGATCTCGTGTTGTGAGAGATGGCTCCCGTTCATGCCCAGCATGTGCGTCACTACCGTCTTGTGGACCAACAGGGTGCGCCCCATCCGGTGCTCGACGACCTCTATGAGTCGTTGGATGCCGCCTGGGCTGAGGCGATGGGCTGGTGGCAGGACCAGTTCGGTGCCAGTCAGGGCCCTGTGGAGATCGGGGTGGAGGTGAGCACCGCCAGCGGTGACTGGCGCACGCTCCGTTTCCCGGGCGGCGCCGGTTGATCCCCTTCCGGTTCCGTGACGCTCCCCCGGGGCGGCTTCGGCCGTCCCGGGGCTTTTGCTGTTGGGGCGAGGCCCGTCGACCGCCTCAGCGCCAGTCGGGGTCGTAGATCCGCAGGGTGGCGAACCCCAGCGAGGCGGGCGAGGGGTTGGGACCGGCCGGGAAGGCCTGCACCTGGAACATGTAGGTGTCCGACACCGAGGGATTGGCCCAGGGCTTGAGCATCACGGTGAGGGTGGTGCCGGGAGCCACCGGCTCCGGAAAGGTCACCCGCACCTCCCGCTGCCGCTGATCGAAGCTGGCCTCCACGGCGATGGCCTGCCCTTCCTGGCGGGGGCGCCCCACGAAGGCTTCCGTCCGTTCCGGACTGAAGCGGAACTGGTTGTCCACCCCGCGGGACTGACGGATCGTGAGCCCAGCCAGGGAGGCGCCGGCATCCTGCGGCAATTCCACAGTGAAGTAATACCGGGCCGAGGGCTGGCCCACGATGGAGTTGTAGCTCACCAGATCCACCTTCCAGGGAGCACGTTGGAAGTAGGTGGCGCCGCGCAGCTCCAGGGCCTGGCCCGGCTGGCTGAACGGGGGAACTGTGCTCAGCAGCGGACCCGCGGCCAGCAGGGCTGTGGCGATGGAGCTCAGGACCCGGGCGGGATGCCGCAGCCGGGTTCCGGTTCGCACGCTTCGCCGCACGGGCTGGGGCGATTCCATGGCTGAACCCGAACCAGGGTGTTGGCTGGTTCAGCCTAGGCAGGACTCCAGGAACGGACGGGGATCCTGGTCGCGGCGGTGGCGCAGCGGCAGTGCCGGGGCCTGGACGCGGGGGGCGGTGGGATCCAGCAGGGCGGTGGCTTCCAGGGCCTGCCGCAGGCGTCGCGCCGCCTGCAGGGGCATGTCCCGCGGCACGCTGATCCGATCACGCAGGTTCCGCAGGCCGGCGGCGGTTCCCGGCGGCGGCGGACAGGAGCCGGCTCCGATCAGCGTGGTGAGGGCACAGCGCAGGGCCTGATCCATGGCCTCTCCGGCCAGGGCCGGGCGCTGCTGCAGCACCTTGCGGTGCCGCAGCATCCGTGCCAGGGCCACGCTGGCGGCATCCTCGGGCTCAGGCTCCGAGGTTTCGGGGTCGGCACCGCTGGCCATGGTGAGAGGCCAGGGGCCGGTGTCGATGCGCTGGGCCAGGGCCCGCTGGCTGTCGCTGCCGTTGGCGAAACATCCCCCCATCTGGGGTGGCAGATCGTGGGCGTGGGTATGGAAATCCCCCTGGGTTCCCCGATAGGTGCGGCGTTGCTCCAGGGCCGTGAACCAGCGGTGCAGAGCCGGGTGCTCCTGCCGCAGCAGAAAGCCCTTGTAGTAGGCCAGCGAGGCGTTCATCCGCTCCACATAGGGCACGAACACCAGGTCGGCGCTGCTAAAGCTCTCCAGCAGCCAGGGGCCGCCGCTGCGCTCCAGCTCCGCTTCCATGGCGGCGGCCGTGCGCTGGAACTGCAGCTGGGACTGCCGGTCGGACGCCAGATCCCGATGGGGCTGGCACAGCCAGCTGCACCAGGTGCGGAACAGCAGCCTCTCCAGCTGCCGCAGCGGCATCACCTCCGCTGCCAGGAGGCTGGCCTGCAGGGGGCCGAACGCTCGCTCGAGGGCTTCGAGGATCCGATCGCTCTCGGTGATCAGCCGCCCATCGAGCTCCAGGGCGGGCAGCATGCCCGAGGGCACCCGCTGGCGGTACCAGGCCTCCTTGTCGCCGTAGCAGACCATCGTGACCTTGCGGATCCGGTAGGGAATCCGCCGCTCCTCCAGCCAGAGCCACACCTTCTGGCAGTAGGGGCACCAGGCGTGGTGGTCCCTGTAGAGGGTCACGCGGATGTCCGCCTCGCTGTGGCCGAACAGGCGCAGCCGGGCCTGGGCGTTGGTGGGGCCGTTCACCCGGTCCGCCGGGGCCGCTGCCCGGCTGGCCAGCGCATCCCAGGCCAAGGGCTCCATCACAGGGTCGCTCGCGTTCCAGGAAGGCCCGTTCTAGGAGACACTGGCCGTTCATCTCGGGGTGGGGGCGCTCACGGACGCGCGGCTCACGCTCGGGGCCTGGGCCTGCCTAGGTTCGGAACGAGAGTTCTCGTTCGCATGTTCGACGCCTTCACCAAGGTTGTAGCCCAGGCTGATGCCCGCGGCGAATTCATCAATGCCGGTCAGATTGACGCCCTCTCGGCGATGGTCGGCGACAGCTTCAAGCGCATGGACACGGTGAACCGCATCACCTCCAATGCCTCCAAAATCGTCACCAACGCCGCTCGCGATCTCTTCGATTCGCAGCCCGCTCTGATCGCCCCTGGCGGTAACGCCTACACCCATCGCCGCATGGCCGCCTGCCTGCGCGACATGGAGATCGTTCTCCGCTACGTCACCTACGCCATCTTCACCGGCGACGCCTCCGTCCTGGAAGACCGCTGCCTCAATGGCCTCCGTGAAACCTATCTCGCCCTCGGCGTCCCTGGCGCTTCCGTGGCAGAAGGCATCCGCAAGATGAAGGACGCCGCCATCGCCATCGCCAACGACCGCAACGGCATCACCCCCGGCGACTGCTCCGCTCTCATGAGCGAAGTCGGCACCTACTTCGACCGCGCTGCCGCCGCTGTCGGCTGATCGGCGGCCCCTGGGCGTCGAGCCCCGTTCGATGCCCCCGATGGGGGTCCCATCAAAAAGGCGACCTGAAAACTTCAGGTCGCCGCAGACCTCCAGCTGGAATCAGCAGGTGGAGTGAGCAACTGTCGTCATGGGCCCAACGGATGTCACAGGGCCCCACAGATGTCACAGACGTGTGTAATAGACGGATGTCACAGAACGTTGTCTCGGACGACAGAGCGTTGTCCGGGACGGTTGATCGTAACAAGTTCAGCTGAACCTCATCCGGATCAATCAGGCGAGCGTGGAATCACCGGATTCACCGGTGCGGATGCGGATGGCGTTCTCCACCGGAGTGATGACGATCTTGCCGTCGCCGATCTCCCCTGTGCGGGCTGCTGTGAGGATGGCTTGCACCACCTGATCCACGGCCTGATCGGTCACCACTGAGGTGATCTGCATCTTGGTGAGCAGCTTCGCTTCAACCTTCACGCCGCGATAGACCTCGGTGTGGCCCATCTGTTTGCCGAAGCCCTGAACGGCCGTCACCGTGATGCCGTTGATGCCGATCTCCACAAGGGCGTCCTTGACGGCATCGAGCTTCTCAGGGCGCACGATGGCTTGAATCTGTTTCACGCAATACCGGATGCACGGCTGCAGATTTAAGGGCTGGGTGCGCCGGCTTCTGTAGCAACGACAGCTATCCGCTCGAAACCGGTGGCATCGTTCACCGTGGTCCCTTCCGCGGCGGCTTCCGCGGGGCAGCGCTTGCAGCGGTTGCGAATCCCTGCCCGCTGCTGCCCGCGAGCTGCTGCCACTGATTGCTGCCAGCTGAAAAGCCCACCCCTCCTCTGGTGGAGGAGCGATGGGCCGTGATGGGTTGCGACGCGGGGCGGGGCTGCCGTTCAGGCGGCCTGCCCGGCGCTGTGGTGGTACACCGCGCCGCGGTAGTGGAGTTCGAGGGAAGGATCCACGGGTGCGGGTTCGTGCTTCAGGGGTGCCACGTAGTGCCGACCTCTGTAGGTGTGCTCGACAGCCTCGCTGGAGGGATGTTCGTGCTGGCTGGCGTCGTAGGGAATGCCGCGATAACGGAGTTTGCTGGTGGCCATGATTCCGACCGTGTTGGGATTGAAAGCAAGCGGTGCGCCCAGGGCGACCGATGTGGAGCAGACGAGCGTTGCTTCACCCGCTTCGCGGCAGCCCTGAGGGTTGCCTGCGACCGGGCTACTTCCAGCAGTCCCCTTTCGGGTGGTCGTCCCTGCCGACTCCACCGGAGCGGTGGAGCTGGCCTGGACTGAACTCAGAAGGGACAAAGGCCCAACGTTGTGTCCTGCAACACAGTTCTAGGGCCTTTGGCTGTTCATGGTGAACATAGGCAGTCTTTGGAAGCAAAAGTTTGCAGTGGACAGGGTGGACGGGGTCTGCTCCCCGGGCTGTGCCTGCGTTTCCGCACCGAAGCCAGTCAGGGCCGGAGTCCGGGTGCTTTTGGTATCAAAACGAACACCGAAGGGTGCGGCTACGGCGCATTGTCGTTCGCAATGGGCGTCCCATGGGCGTCCAACCCCATCGAGCAGCCGTCTTTCTGATCTGCCCATGACCATTGCTTCCCACCCTCCCAGGCGCCCGAAGCGCCTGCAGGAGGCAAGTCTGCTGGAGGCCCCCTCCTTGCTGCTGCGCGGGATCCGAGGCCTCTCCTCTCAGCGCAGCATTGTCTGGTTGGCCTGCATTCCCCTCGCCCTTTTTGGCCTGGGTGTGTTCAACCTTTCCGCCCACGCAGCTGAGCTACCGGAACTCACGGCCGCCTTCCTGGCCAACAACATGTTCCTGCTGATCGCCGCCGTTCTGGTGATCTTCATGAATGCCGGCTTCGCCATGGTGGAAGCCGGGCTCTGCCGCCAGAAGAACGC
This sequence is a window from Cyanobium sp. PCC 7001. Protein-coding genes within it:
- a CDS encoding DUF4278 domain-containing protein, which produces MATSKLRYRGIPYDASQHEHPSSEAVEHTYRGRHYVAPLKHEPAPVDPSLELHYRGAVYHHSAGQAA
- a CDS encoding Hepatitis C virus core protein, encoding MDLQLAMLQPPRGYLTLSWLGLVANALLLPLTLWVILQDPTWRTVHIVLGSSAVLPTAVVGLVATTGLLKWRAWGQIVAIVALSMSLAVGLPYGIVRLAVFSEGRVLTAVIAALVWAVNAAVLVYWCRPCIRRYLT
- a CDS encoding phycocyanin subunit beta, whose product is MFDAFTKVVAQADARGEFINAGQIDALSAMVGDSFKRMDTVNRITSNASKIVTNAARDLFDSQPALIAPGGNAYTHRRMAACLRDMEIVLRYVTYAIFTGDASVLEDRCLNGLRETYLALGVPGASVAEGIRKMKDAAIAIANDRNGITPGDCSALMSEVGTYFDRAAAAVG
- a CDS encoding DUF2808 domain-containing protein; the encoded protein is MRTGTRLRHPARVLSSIATALLAAGPLLSTVPPFSQPGQALELRGATYFQRAPWKVDLVSYNSIVGQPSARYYFTVELPQDAGASLAGLTIRQSRGVDNQFRFSPERTEAFVGRPRQEGQAIAVEASFDQRQREVRVTFPEPVAPGTTLTVMLKPWANPSVSDTYMFQVQAFPAGPNPSPASLGFATLRIYDPDWR
- a CDS encoding P-II family nitrogen regulator, with the translated sequence MKQIQAIVRPEKLDAVKDALVEIGINGITVTAVQGFGKQMGHTEVYRGVKVEAKLLTKMQITSVVTDQAVDQVVQAILTAARTGEIGDGKIVITPVENAIRIRTGESGDSTLA
- a CDS encoding glutathione S-transferase family protein, producing MEPLAWDALASRAAAPADRVNGPTNAQARLRLFGHSEADIRVTLYRDHHAWCPYCQKVWLWLEERRIPYRIRKVTMVCYGDKEAWYRQRVPSGMLPALELDGRLITESDRILEALERAFGPLQASLLAAEVMPLRQLERLLFRTWCSWLCQPHRDLASDRQSQLQFQRTAAAMEAELERSGGPWLLESFSSADLVFVPYVERMNASLAYYKGFLLRQEHPALHRWFTALEQRRTYRGTQGDFHTHAHDLPPQMGGCFANGSDSQRALAQRIDTGPWPLTMASGADPETSEPEPEDAASVALARMLRHRKVLQQRPALAGEAMDQALRCALTTLIGAGSCPPPPGTAAGLRNLRDRISVPRDMPLQAARRLRQALEATALLDPTAPRVQAPALPLRHRRDQDPRPFLESCLG
- a CDS encoding pirin-like bicupin family protein — its product is MTSLTSAGADTLVFRPAAERFHSQLDWLDSWHSFSFSHHHDPAWMGFGPLRVINDDTIAAGKGFGLHPHRDMEIVTVMVEGQLNHRDSMGHTAVLREGEVQAMSAGTGVVHSEMNLGDRPCRLLQIWIEPVRRGLPPGYGQKPFAIGPGWTPLLSPDAAGDTLAIQRPVQLWRAQPRPGDALDLAIAPGSQGWLQLIDGEGEIGGRGLQRGDGLGFSAGALPAFVAGPSGADLLLFALR